A single region of the Marinobacter salinus genome encodes:
- the rpsM gene encoding 30S ribosomal protein S13: MARIAGVNIPDHKHAVISLTYIFGVGKTTAQKLCDATGVKPDVKVKDLSDEQLESLRTEVGKVSVEGDLRREVQMNIKRLKDLGCHRGLRHRHGLPVRGQRTKTNARTRKGPRKPIRK; the protein is encoded by the coding sequence ATGGCACGTATAGCCGGTGTCAATATACCCGATCACAAACATGCTGTTATCTCGCTCACCTATATCTTTGGTGTAGGCAAGACAACAGCCCAGAAGCTTTGCGATGCAACCGGCGTAAAGCCGGACGTCAAGGTCAAAGACCTGAGCGATGAGCAGCTTGAATCACTTCGTACCGAAGTGGGCAAGGTGTCTGTCGAAGGCGATCTGCGTCGCGAAGTACAGATGAACATCAAGCGTTTGAAGGATCTCGGATGTCACCGTGGTCTGCGTCACCGTCATGGCCTTCCGGTCCGTGGCCAGCGCACCAAGACCAACGCACGCACCCGTAAAGGTCCTCGCAAACCTATTCGTAAGTAA
- the rplR gene encoding 50S ribosomal protein L18: MSTNNERLRRARKVRMKIRELGTNRLCVHRTPRHMYAQVTTADGSKVLASASTLDKDLRQGATGNVEAAKKVGQLIAERAKAAGVEQVAFDRSGYRYHGRIQALADAAREAGLQF, translated from the coding sequence ATGAGCACGAATAACGAAAGATTGCGTCGCGCACGCAAGGTGCGCATGAAGATCCGTGAACTGGGTACTAATCGCCTGTGCGTTCACCGCACACCGCGTCATATGTATGCCCAGGTTACGACTGCAGACGGCAGCAAAGTGCTGGCATCTGCCTCCACGTTGGATAAGGACCTGCGCCAGGGTGCAACCGGTAACGTGGAAGCTGCCAAAAAGGTCGGTCAGCTAATCGCCGAGCGCGCCAAGGCAGCAGGAGTTGAGCAGGTTGCTTTTGACCGCTCCGGTTACCGTTATCACGGCCGTATTCAGGCTCTGGCCGACGCAGCCCGCGAAGCTGGCTTGCAATTCTAA
- the rpmD gene encoding 50S ribosomal protein L30, with product MANAKTIKVTLTRSPIGCQPKHKLCVKGLGLRKIGHTVEVEDTPSIRGMINRVDYLVRVEEN from the coding sequence ATGGCGAACGCAAAAACGATCAAAGTAACTCTGACCCGCAGCCCTATTGGCTGTCAGCCCAAGCACAAATTGTGCGTTAAGGGCCTGGGTCTTCGTAAAATCGGTCACACCGTGGAAGTTGAAGACACGCCTTCGATCCGCGGCATGATCAACCGGGTAGATTACCTGGTTCGGGTTGAGGAGAACTAA
- the rplE gene encoding 50S ribosomal protein L5: MLNMKEQYSKEVVPALQNEFGYKNIMQVPRIEKITLNMGVGEAVGDKKLIENAVADLERLAGQKVVVTKARKSVAGFKIREGWPIGCKVTLRGERMWDFFDRLVHIAVPRIRDFRGLNPKSFDGRGNYSMGVREQIIFPEIEYDKVDKIRGLDITITTTAGTDDEGRELLKAFGFPFKK, translated from the coding sequence ATGCTTAACATGAAAGAGCAGTACAGTAAGGAAGTGGTACCCGCCCTGCAGAATGAGTTCGGCTACAAGAACATCATGCAGGTGCCGCGTATCGAAAAGATCACCCTTAACATGGGTGTCGGCGAAGCGGTTGGTGACAAAAAGCTGATTGAGAATGCTGTGGCGGATCTTGAGCGCCTGGCGGGTCAAAAAGTTGTTGTTACCAAGGCGCGTAAATCCGTAGCGGGCTTCAAAATCCGTGAAGGTTGGCCTATCGGTTGTAAAGTTACCCTGCGCGGCGAGCGTATGTGGGATTTCTTTGATCGCCTGGTTCACATTGCGGTTCCCCGCATTCGTGACTTCCGTGGTCTGAATCCCAAGTCGTTCGACGGCCGTGGTAATTACAGCATGGGTGTGCGTGAGCAGATCATTTTCCCTGAGATCGAGTATGACAAAGTCGACAAGATCCGTGGTCTGGACATCACCATTACCACCACTGCCGGTACCGACGATGAAGGTCGTGAACTGCTGAAAGCCTTTGGCTTTCCGTTCAAGAAATAA
- the rplF gene encoding 50S ribosomal protein L6 has translation MSRVANNPVVLPSGVEVKLNGQEISVKGSKGALELNIHQAVEVTQEENVLRFVARDGAKQSRALAGTTRALVNNMVTGVSTGFERKLQLTGVGYRAQAQGKKLNLTLGFSHPVEYELPEGITAETPSNTEVVIRGIDKQQVGQVAADVRAFRPPEPYKGKGVRYADEQVRRKEAKKK, from the coding sequence ATGTCCAGGGTTGCCAATAATCCTGTCGTGCTGCCTTCCGGTGTTGAGGTTAAGCTGAACGGACAGGAAATTAGTGTAAAGGGCTCCAAGGGAGCGCTTGAATTAAACATTCACCAGGCGGTTGAAGTTACGCAGGAAGAAAATGTTCTGCGTTTTGTCGCCCGCGATGGTGCTAAACAGTCCCGCGCTCTTGCTGGTACTACTCGTGCATTGGTCAACAACATGGTGACCGGTGTATCCACAGGCTTTGAGCGTAAGCTCCAGCTGACGGGCGTAGGTTACCGCGCTCAGGCGCAAGGTAAGAAGCTCAATCTGACACTGGGTTTTTCGCACCCGGTTGAGTATGAGCTGCCCGAGGGGATTACCGCAGAAACTCCGTCCAATACGGAAGTTGTAATTCGCGGTATCGATAAGCAACAGGTTGGCCAGGTCGCTGCGGATGTCCGCGCGTTCCGTCCGCCCGAGCCTTATAAGGGTAAGGGTGTTCGTTATGCGGATGAGCAGGTCAGACGCAAAGAAGCCAAGAAGAAATAA
- the rplO gene encoding 50S ribosomal protein L15: MRLNELSPEPGSRQAPKRVGRGIGSGLGKTGGRGHKGLKARSGGSVAPGFEGGQQPLARRLPKFGFTSRQQRYVAEIRLNELAKVDGDVVDLAALKKADIIREEIREAKVILSGELSRAVTVKGLRVTKGAREAIAAAGGKVED; this comes from the coding sequence ATGCGTCTGAACGAACTTAGTCCGGAGCCCGGTTCACGCCAAGCCCCCAAGCGGGTCGGTCGTGGTATCGGTAGCGGTCTCGGTAAAACCGGTGGCCGCGGTCACAAGGGTCTGAAGGCCCGTTCTGGCGGCAGCGTAGCGCCCGGTTTCGAGGGTGGTCAGCAGCCGTTGGCCCGTCGTCTGCCGAAGTTTGGTTTCACCTCTCGTCAGCAGCGTTATGTAGCTGAGATTCGGTTGAACGAACTGGCGAAGGTTGATGGCGACGTGGTTGATCTTGCAGCCCTGAAGAAGGCAGATATCATTCGCGAAGAAATTCGTGAAGCCAAGGTTATCCTGTCCGGCGAACTTAGCCGTGCGGTAACCGTCAAGGGCCTTCGGGTAACCAAAGGCGCACGCGAGGCAATTGCCGCCGCGGGTGGAAAAGTCGAAGACTAA
- the secY gene encoding preprotein translocase subunit SecY translates to MAKTASLPAGAGKGLAELRSRLWFVFLALLVYRIGAHIPVPGINPDRLAALFEQNQGTILSMFNMFSGGALERMSIFALGIMPYISASIIMQLMTAVSPQLEQLKKEGEAGRRKISQYTRYGTVILALVQGAGISVGLASQGVTFNDSFSFHFVAVVSFVSGAVFMMWLGEQITERGVGNGISLLIFAGIVAGLPGAIGQTLEQARNGEMSLLVVLGIGVLAVAVIGFVVFMERGQRRLTINYAKRQQGRRVFAQQSSHLPLKVNMAGVIPPIFASSILLFPASIGQWFGQGEGMEWLSDVSQALAPSQPLYIILFAAAVVFFCFFYTALMYNPKEVADNLKRSGAFIPGIRPGDQTAKYIDGVLTRLTLFGAMYIAAVSLFPQFLMVAGNVPFYLGGTSLLIVVVVVMDFMAQVQSHLMSHQYESLMKKSNLKGYGRNG, encoded by the coding sequence ATGGCCAAGACAGCATCATTGCCTGCGGGCGCGGGTAAAGGACTGGCGGAGCTGCGATCGCGGCTCTGGTTTGTCTTCCTGGCATTGTTGGTGTACCGAATCGGTGCCCATATTCCGGTGCCGGGGATTAACCCCGACCGTCTGGCGGCACTGTTTGAGCAGAATCAGGGTACCATCCTGAGCATGTTCAACATGTTTTCCGGTGGTGCGCTTGAGCGCATGAGTATCTTCGCTCTCGGTATCATGCCGTACATTTCGGCTTCGATTATCATGCAGCTCATGACTGCGGTGAGTCCGCAGCTTGAGCAGCTGAAGAAAGAAGGTGAGGCGGGTCGTCGAAAGATCAGTCAGTACACTCGGTATGGTACGGTTATCCTCGCCCTGGTTCAGGGCGCTGGCATATCTGTTGGCCTCGCATCGCAGGGCGTTACGTTCAACGATAGCTTCAGCTTCCATTTTGTGGCAGTTGTGTCTTTCGTAAGCGGCGCGGTCTTCATGATGTGGCTGGGTGAGCAGATCACGGAGCGTGGAGTCGGTAACGGGATTTCCCTGTTGATTTTCGCGGGTATCGTGGCCGGCTTGCCGGGTGCCATCGGGCAGACGCTGGAGCAAGCCAGAAACGGAGAGATGAGCCTCCTGGTTGTGCTTGGGATTGGTGTTCTCGCTGTGGCAGTTATTGGCTTTGTTGTTTTCATGGAGCGTGGTCAGCGCCGGTTGACCATAAACTATGCCAAGCGACAGCAGGGCCGCCGTGTGTTCGCGCAGCAGTCGAGCCATCTACCGCTGAAAGTGAACATGGCCGGTGTTATTCCACCGATTTTTGCCTCATCCATCCTCCTGTTCCCGGCGTCGATCGGGCAGTGGTTTGGCCAGGGTGAAGGGATGGAATGGCTGAGCGATGTCTCCCAGGCGTTAGCACCTAGCCAGCCGTTGTACATCATTCTGTTTGCAGCAGCAGTCGTATTTTTCTGCTTCTTCTATACAGCGTTGATGTATAACCCGAAGGAAGTTGCGGATAACCTCAAGCGCTCTGGAGCGTTTATTCCGGGCATTCGTCCTGGTGATCAGACTGCCAAATACATAGACGGTGTTCTGACTCGTCTGACGTTGTTCGGTGCAATGTACATTGCAGCAGTGTCCCTGTTCCCTCAGTTTCTGATGGTGGCCGGGAATGTTCCGTTCTATCTGGGCGGCACCTCACTGCTGATTGTTGTAGTCGTGGTGATGGATTTCATGGCTCAGGTACAGTCGCACCTGATGTCCCATCAGTATGAATCGCTGATGAAGAAGTCCAATCTCAAGGGCTATGGTCGGAACGGTTAA
- the rpsH gene encoding 30S ribosomal protein S8, which translates to MSMQDTLADMFTRIRNAQMASKTDVTMPSSKMKISVAQVLKDEGYVDDFSVSADAKPELTITLKYFGGKPVIEEIKRVSRPSLRQYKGAGELPKVSGGLGVAIVSTSKGVMTDRAARAAGVGGEVICTVF; encoded by the coding sequence ATGAGTATGCAAGACACGCTTGCGGATATGTTTACTCGTATTCGTAATGCACAGATGGCGTCTAAGACAGATGTTACGATGCCGTCCTCAAAGATGAAGATCTCCGTAGCCCAGGTCCTGAAGGATGAAGGTTACGTCGACGATTTTTCCGTTTCAGCCGACGCGAAGCCCGAGCTGACGATTACTCTGAAATATTTCGGTGGTAAGCCGGTTATTGAAGAGATCAAGCGGGTCAGCCGTCCGAGTCTGCGCCAGTACAAGGGCGCTGGGGAACTGCCGAAAGTATCCGGTGGTCTGGGAGTCGCGATTGTCTCAACGTCCAAGGGCGTTATGACAGACCGCGCCGCACGAGCTGCTGGCGTGGGTGGCGAAGTCATCTGCACCGTATTCTAG
- the rplN gene encoding 50S ribosomal protein L14 has protein sequence MIQTQTMLEVADNSGARQVMCIKVLGGSHRRYASVGDVIKVTVKEAIPRGKVKKGQVLKAVVVRTRKGVRRPDGSLIRFDGNAAVLLNNQDAPIGTRIFGPVTRELRNEKFMKIISLAPEVL, from the coding sequence ATGATTCAGACTCAAACAATGCTTGAAGTCGCGGATAACAGCGGTGCGCGTCAGGTGATGTGCATCAAGGTCCTGGGCGGTTCACATCGGCGTTATGCCAGCGTAGGGGATGTCATCAAGGTGACCGTCAAGGAAGCCATCCCCCGCGGTAAAGTGAAGAAAGGCCAGGTCCTGAAAGCTGTCGTGGTACGCACTCGTAAGGGTGTTCGCCGTCCCGACGGTTCGCTGATCCGTTTCGACGGAAATGCGGCAGTACTTCTGAACAATCAGGACGCCCCTATCGGTACCCGTATCTTCGGACCGGTTACCCGTGAACTGCGTAATGAGAAGTTCATGAAAATTATCTCACTGGCACCCGAAGTACTTTAG
- the rplP gene encoding 50S ribosomal protein L16 → MLQPKRTKFRKVMKGRNTGLAHRANKVSFGEYGLKATSRGRITARQIEAARRTMTRRIKRGGKIWIRVFPDKPITGKPLEVRMGKGKGSVEYWVAEIQPGRMLYEMEGVAEEIAREAFTLAAAKLPVQTTFVTRTVM, encoded by the coding sequence ATGCTGCAACCAAAACGCACCAAATTTCGCAAGGTAATGAAGGGCCGTAACACCGGTCTTGCTCACCGCGCTAACAAGGTGAGCTTCGGTGAATACGGATTGAAGGCGACCAGCCGTGGGCGTATAACTGCGCGTCAGATTGAGGCAGCGCGTCGTACCATGACTCGTCGCATCAAGCGGGGCGGTAAGATCTGGATTCGGGTGTTCCCGGATAAGCCGATCACCGGTAAGCCGCTTGAAGTACGAATGGGTAAAGGTAAAGGTTCTGTCGAGTATTGGGTGGCTGAGATTCAGCCAGGCCGTATGCTCTACGAGATGGAAGGCGTAGCGGAAGAAATCGCTCGCGAAGCCTTCACGCTCGCAGCAGCCAAACTGCCGGTACAGACCACCTTTGTGACGAGGACGGTGATGTGA
- the rpmJ gene encoding 50S ribosomal protein L36, translated as MKVRASVKKICRNCKVIRRNGSVRVICSEPRHKQRQG; from the coding sequence ATGAAAGTACGCGCTTCGGTAAAGAAAATTTGCCGTAACTGCAAAGTAATTCGTCGCAATGGCTCGGTACGAGTCATTTGCTCGGAGCCTCGCCACAAGCAGCGTCAGGGCTAA
- the rpsK gene encoding 30S ribosomal protein S11, giving the protein MAKPGTRTRKKVKKTVVDGVAHIHASFNNTIVTISDRQGNVLSWATSGGSGFRGSRKSTPFAAQVAAERAGNAAAEYGLKNLDVEVKGPGPGRESAVRALNACGYKITNITDVTPIPHNGCRPPKKRRV; this is encoded by the coding sequence ATGGCAAAGCCAGGTACACGTACCCGTAAAAAGGTGAAAAAGACGGTTGTTGATGGCGTCGCGCACATTCACGCGTCCTTCAACAACACTATCGTGACCATTTCCGACCGTCAGGGCAACGTCCTGTCCTGGGCCACTTCCGGTGGTTCCGGTTTCCGTGGGTCACGTAAGAGTACACCTTTTGCTGCGCAGGTAGCAGCTGAAAGAGCCGGTAATGCGGCTGCTGAATACGGCCTTAAAAACCTGGACGTAGAGGTTAAGGGTCCTGGGCCCGGACGTGAATCCGCAGTTCGCGCGCTTAACGCGTGTGGCTACAAGATCACCAACATCACAGATGTGACGCCGATTCCCCATAACGGCTGTCGTCCGCCCAAAAAGCGCCGCGTCTAA
- the rpsQ gene encoding 30S ribosomal protein S17, whose translation MTEATQTARTLSGKVVSNKMEKSIVVLVERQVKHPLYGKYMKRSTKIHAHDESNQCNVGDTVTIQETRPVSKTKSWALVEVTERASKV comes from the coding sequence ATGACTGAAGCTACCCAAACTGCCAGAACTCTGAGCGGCAAGGTCGTGAGCAACAAGATGGAGAAATCCATCGTCGTTCTGGTCGAGCGTCAGGTGAAACACCCTCTGTACGGTAAGTACATGAAGCGTTCAACCAAGATCCACGCTCACGATGAGAGCAATCAGTGCAACGTTGGTGACACTGTGACCATTCAGGAAACCCGTCCGGTCTCCAAGACCAAGAGCTGGGCCCTGGTGGAAGTCACTGAACGTGCATCCAAGGTGTAA
- the rpsN gene encoding 30S ribosomal protein S14 has translation MAKVSMKNRELKREQTVAKFAAKRAELKAIIKNPNTSDDDRWDAQMKLQQLPRDASPSRLRNRCQVTGRPHGVLRKFELSRIKLREYGMRGDVPGLTKASW, from the coding sequence ATGGCTAAGGTTTCCATGAAAAACCGTGAGCTCAAGCGCGAGCAAACAGTTGCGAAATTTGCAGCAAAGCGCGCTGAGCTCAAGGCGATTATCAAGAACCCGAATACCAGCGATGATGACCGTTGGGATGCACAGATGAAGCTTCAACAGCTTCCTCGCGATGCCTCTCCTTCGCGTCTTCGTAATCGTTGCCAGGTGACTGGTCGTCCCCATGGCGTTCTGCGCAAGTTCGAGCTGTCACGGATTAAACTCCGTGAGTACGGCATGCGTGGTGACGTTCCGGGCCTGACCAAGGCAAGCTGGTAA
- the rplX gene encoding 50S ribosomal protein L24, which translates to MKKIKRDDEVIVTTGKDKGKRGKVLKVQDDGRMVVSGINMMKKHTKPNPMLGTPGGIVEKEAPIQASNVAIFNPQTGKADRVGFQTKEDGAKMRIFKSTKEAVDNQ; encoded by the coding sequence ATGAAAAAGATCAAACGAGATGACGAAGTAATCGTCACTACGGGGAAAGACAAAGGCAAACGTGGTAAAGTCCTGAAGGTTCAGGACGATGGCCGTATGGTTGTTTCTGGCATCAACATGATGAAGAAGCATACCAAGCCGAACCCGATGCTGGGCACCCCAGGTGGCATCGTCGAAAAAGAAGCACCTATCCAGGCTTCCAACGTGGCTATTTTTAATCCGCAGACCGGCAAAGCCGATCGCGTAGGCTTCCAGACCAAGGAAGACGGCGCGAAGATGCGGATCTTCAAGTCCACGAAAGAAGCTGTCGATAACCAGTAA
- the rpsE gene encoding 30S ribosomal protein S5 → MSVNEQKAPELQEKLVQVNRVAKVVKGGRIFAFTALTVVGDGKGRVGFGRGKAREVPVAIQKAMEAARKNMVDVPLDGTTLQYAVKAQHGGSKVYMQPASEGTGIIAGGAMRAVLEVAGVQNVLSKCYGSTNPVNVVRSTIKGLQATQAPEDIAAKRGKSVEEILG, encoded by the coding sequence ATGAGCGTTAACGAACAGAAGGCGCCTGAGCTCCAGGAAAAGCTGGTTCAGGTCAATCGTGTCGCCAAGGTAGTTAAAGGTGGCCGTATTTTCGCCTTCACCGCACTGACTGTAGTGGGTGATGGCAAGGGTCGCGTTGGTTTCGGTCGTGGTAAGGCGCGTGAAGTGCCGGTTGCCATTCAGAAGGCCATGGAAGCTGCGCGCAAGAACATGGTTGACGTCCCACTGGACGGCACCACACTTCAGTACGCGGTAAAGGCTCAGCATGGCGGCTCCAAGGTCTACATGCAGCCGGCGTCCGAGGGTACGGGAATCATCGCCGGCGGCGCGATGCGTGCCGTCCTGGAGGTGGCAGGTGTTCAGAACGTACTGTCGAAATGTTACGGGTCGACTAACCCGGTGAACGTGGTACGTTCCACCATCAAGGGTCTCCAGGCAACGCAAGCGCCTGAAGATATTGCAGCCAAGCGCGGTAAATCCGTGGAAGAGATTCTGGGTTGA
- the rpmC gene encoding 50S ribosomal protein L29: MKATELREKSVEELNKELIDLLKEQFNLRMRKATGQLNQSHLLGGVKRDIARVKTVLNDKAGQ, from the coding sequence ATGAAAGCAACAGAGCTGCGTGAAAAGTCAGTCGAGGAGCTGAACAAAGAGCTGATCGACCTCCTGAAGGAGCAGTTCAACCTGCGCATGCGCAAGGCGACAGGTCAGCTGAATCAGTCTCACCTTCTCGGCGGGGTGAAACGCGACATTGCTCGCGTGAAAACAGTATTGAATGATAAGGCAGGACAGTGA